The Brevinematales bacterium genome segment AATTGCCTCCGGGTTTTTATGGATAAATCCTGATGATTTTGTTTTAAAATATGTTGTTTCAATTATTCTTGTATATTTTTATCTTGGGTTGCTCAATTCACTTTTCTCAATTCTTGTATCATCAAATACTATTCAGTGGAAACCGCTAAACTATACTAGAAGTTTCATCATTGCCTTTCTAAATTATATCCAGATAATTTTTTCTTTTGCGTTTTTATATTTTGTCTTTGGAAAATTTACAGGGGAAGAGATGATACCAAATTTAAAAAATTATGTAAATTTCATTTTATATAGTTTTAATTCATCTGTATTTAATAATGTTCACGCGAAAGATCTATTTACAAAAATAATGATAATATTACATGATTTTTCGATCTTTTTTATTTTTGGTGTCGCCCTCAGCTACTTTGTCGGCATGATTTCAAGTCAAAAAGAAAAAGCATAATTATATCACAGACGCTTTTCCACTTTCCAATTGTTACTTTTCAATTCTCACACCCACTCCCCGCCGCTTGCCTTGCGCAGCCTGTCCCCGAGCGCGCGTCCCAGCCCGGTCTCCTCGACAGCCTCGGCGATAATCACATCCGCGCCCATACCGTCGAACTCCGCGAACGCGCGGTACAGCTCGCGCGCGTACTCCTCGAACGAGTAGAACGCCCGTTCGATCACACGCGCCCCGGTCAGAAGCTCGCGCGCGTGGATCTCGTCGAGGCGCAGGCGGATTTCCCCGCCGTCCTCCGTCATAATCTCCGGGAATAGCCGCAGGATGCCGATCGTCTTCCCCGCGTAACGGTCCATCCATCCGTACAGCAGTCCGTCGTTTATCCGCGCGGTGAGGAGCACCGCCGCGTTAGGGCGGTAATGCGCGTACTTGGTACCGGGCGATTTGGGGATTTCCGACGGCTCCGCCGCGCCGGATACTTCTATATGCAGGCGGTTACGGATCATCTCGGCGGTGACCGCCCCCGGACGCAGTATGACCGCCGTATCGCCCGCGAGGGTGACGACAGTCGACTCGATACCGATCTCGCAGTCTCCGCCGTCGAGGATGATGTCCGCCCGACCGTCCATCTCGCCGCACGCCATCCCGTACGTAGTGGGGCTGGGCCTGCCGGAACGGTTTGCCGACGGGGCGGCGAGGGGGACTCCCGACGCAGCGATCAGCGCGCGGGCTATGGGATGCGACGGTATCCGAAGGGCGACGGTGCCGAGGCCGCCGGTGACTATTTCGGGTATAGACGGGTGTTTCGGGAGCACGACGGAGAGCGGCCCGGGCGAGAAACATTCCATCAGGCGGTACGCGAGCGGAGGGATATCCGACGCGGCCTGCTCGATCATCGCGGGGGAGTCGATATGGACGATCAGCGGGTTGTCGGGCGGGCGCCCCTTCGCGGCGAATATCCGCGATACCGCCTCCGAGGAGAACGCGTCGGCGCCGAGGCCGTAGACAGTCTCGGTAGGGAATACCGCAAGCCCGCCGTTACGCAGGATTCCCGCCGCTTCGCCGATTTCAACACGGTACGGGGAACGATAGGGATGTTTGATGGTTTGCATGCCGATAATTCCTCACTGGTGATAATGTTAGTTTAATCCGGGTGAAATGTAAATAAAACTTGTGGTATTTTATTAAAATGTTATATAATGTATAAGGTAGGTGTGATATGCAAGATAGTATTAAGAATCCTGAAAATATCCGGCAGATTATCCGTCGAACCCGCACGAATATCTTTCTGCTGATATTCCTGATAAACTTTTTTCTGCTGTTTTCCAGCGAGTTTATCGCATCTCTCTTCAATTATAAGCTGGACTCACAGGGCGCGGATTTTCTACAGAGGATAATCTTTACCTTCAAACCCACAGTCATCCTCATGTTTTTTGTGTCCTGCACCCTCATTCTGATTGTCGTCTATCTGATACTCGGCCCTCTTTTCCGTTTTTTACGCGACGGGACCGGGTATGAAAAGGCCCGTAAAGTAATTATCACCATGCCGTGGATACTCCTCTTTGTCTCCGAGTTTTTCTGGTTTTTCGGCACCACCGGGTACTTTATCCTGAAAAACTGGAACGGGGACAGCGGTATTCCTTATATGTGGGTGATGTTTATGAAACTGGGAACCGGGTTTCTCGCATCGGTATTTTCGGCGGTGATTATCCATGTGATTACCAACCCCCTGAAGGAACGCCTGAATATCTATGAAATGACCTCCAGGGATAACGATATTTTTATCCGTTATAATGACTACCTGATACTGATGTCCTCGCTGTTCTACGCGGGGGCGCATCTGGGATATGTCGCCTATCATTACTTTCTTTCCAAAGAGAACAGCGGAGGGTTTACCTATTTTATTCTGGGATTCCTGGGGATTATGCT includes the following:
- a CDS encoding threonylcarbamoyl-AMP synthase, which codes for MQTIKHPYRSPYRVEIGEAAGILRNGGLAVFPTETVYGLGADAFSSEAVSRIFAAKGRPPDNPLIVHIDSPAMIEQAASDIPPLAYRLMECFSPGPLSVVLPKHPSIPEIVTGGLGTVALRIPSHPIARALIAASGVPLAAPSANRSGRPSPTTYGMACGEMDGRADIILDGGDCEIGIESTVVTLAGDTAVILRPGAVTAEMIRNRLHIEVSGAAEPSEIPKSPGTKYAHYRPNAAVLLTARINDGLLYGWMDRYAGKTIGILRLFPEIMTEDGGEIRLRLDEIHARELLTGARVIERAFYSFEEYARELYRAFAEFDGMGADVIIAEAVEETGLGRALGDRLRKASGGEWV